The window aaaaatataaaacattatatatatatatacacgcaaaTGTATAATCTATGAGTTTTCACATTGAACTATATTGTCAGAGGGCGACCACAAATACGAGAAGATTATTTAATTATCGGTTTCATGCCTATTAATAAAGTGGGAGCGATTATATCTAATGCTCCTATTCCAATGGAAACtgaaaggagaaagaagagaaactTCCCCTACTTGTTACCCGAAAGCTTCATTAATTTATTCCTGAAATTCATCAGTGAACTTCCATGCATCTTGTCTTAACTTTCATTAATTACTGTTTTATTGTTTTACTTTTGACCAACTTGATTTTGACAGGTAAAagtcattttattataaatgCTCGGATCTCCCAAGTCCCAACAACGACAactataataatagtaataataataatattagtagtaataataacaataataataataaaataataataaatgttcACATAAATGTTGATTATTATACAAGACAAGGCCAGACAAAATACGAAGATATTGCATGAAACATGGGAGAGAAAcggtatatatgtatgatagatttttccctttttattatATGGTAGGAGTATTAAAGTACATGTACTGGTACATGAAAGCCAATAATTGATTATCTGTCTCAGATAGCAAGCAGATGCCGCGTTTGCCTGAGCACAAGCTCTGAGACACAACATATGATAATGTAGGATAACCCTTCTTACGGGAATAAATCACATAGGGATGCCTGATCCGTACAACTCTCACACCGCGTCTCGACATGGCTTCCGGGTCTTCATCTTAATTATCGACCTTAAATCCAATAATTTACGTGGATTTACAAGTGGAATTGCTATTTGCTATGCCTAATTAATAGGTGGGGAGAAGAGACCCTTTCTAGATATGGAAAGATGACAGGAATATGATGAGGGGTAGAGAGAGGTGTTCCCTTAATTTGGAGGATGAGGTGGCCTTAAAAGCCACAACACCCCCCCAGATCTTACCAAAGATTTCACCACAGCTTTGAGTGATAATGCGTGGACAGTTTCCTTAAGGGCTAAAAGGGGTCCCCTAAAGCACATCAAAATCTTCACTTAGATTTCCCAAATGGCATAAAAGTCTGTGTTGGCTATGAGCTGTGCCTTCCCATGCATGCCTATGCTTGCTTcacaaaaattcaataaacaaTTCAAGTCGGTCCTGCTATGGCAAGTCAAGTCGGACACGTATTGTGCCGCTTAAAGGTGTAAGTCCTCGGATTACAGCTGAGTCTGCTCTAAATTTATCAAAGAAATACATTGATTAATTCAATGAGAATAGTAACTCAGGACCGTGACGGCATAGTATCACTAGAACAAGTGTAATGTACATTTCCAATTAATCCAATAATGTCGAAGGATGCCAGCTAGCTCCAACAAGTTTCGGCATGCAATAACTGTGGAGAGAAAATGGACAAAATTAATTCGCGTACATTTATGTTACTTTAATTAATCATGTGTTTCTCATGTATCCTATAATTTCTGTACAAAAACACCATGTCCTTGTAAACAAGCTTACTTCGCATACAATGCAACGAGTAGGGTCGGTCCTCCATGTTAAGTATAGTTGGACATAGCACGACATATAGAAAGTGTAAGTTGTGAGGGTAAGGCTGGCAATTGCTTTAAAATATCGAGGAAACATATCGTTGTCAGCGagaatggaaaaataaaataaaattaactaGCCCGTAAGCACTACTGTAATGTCACATTGAAACACCATAACGTACATGTCCAACACCCCCGCCTGTTTCACCATGCATGATTAGTGGAAAAGGAAGGTACGAAAGCTAGCTATAGTACATTCGTGTTCATACTCCGCGGTAGGGCATGTATTATCCACAACCCATATTATTGGACCCGAACGCTTCGTCCTTTAAAACACCCCCGACGGACCCAATTACATCCCATAACCTCTCATATCTGGATTGCATAACaaactaaaatatatatctatatatatatatatatatttcaaactGAAACGGTCAAAACATAATTTATTGACAACTATTGATGTATCATaagtatatttttattcagaTTTACGAACGACAACGAGTGCATATGATACGGTTTTTGATAGCATTAGACGTATTGTGTGGATCAGAATCGCGGATCTCCGATTCGGTCTCTCCCGAATAGGGGAGAGTCCGAATAGGTTGGAGgtggagggagagagaaggggaGAGCCGCCTTATGAATAGGGGAGAGAGATCTTTCGGACACATTTTCCAAACCCTAGAGGGGACGACCAAGTGTCAAGACCGGGGGAGCCCCGTGGGCCCCACCTCCCCCTACAATACAATCCCCATTATAGTATACACCCAGTCAcccattttttttggtagattgATTTCGATGATtcgacatttatttttttaaaataaaattttaaattcgagTTCTATCTCTTACTGAACCAATTCTATTCAGGCTTAATTGGAGCATCCGAATATCGGGACCACCTAATGTATAAaagaaatcaattaattaaatcacttctATACAAAttaatgagatttttttttggatgaatgataatatataatggTATAAATATGGAAGAGAATGCTAATATTGTGgcctttctccttctcctctctctgtctctctctctcttccaggTCCCTCCAAAAGCTCTTCGTCCAGCTCAAGAGCCACAACCCCATTTTCCATTTGAGCTCACCCTCCACAGCTGTAATGGAATTCCCTCTCCCCAATTGAGATTTCTCACCCTATATCTCTGATGCACCCGCCCCCGCCCCCACCATATTAAAGCACGACAAGCCATACATACAAGGCTGCCCCCTGCAGCTTTCCATTCTCTCCTCTGCACCGACCTGACCCGACCCGAGCCCCACCTGTTCGTTCTGCTCTCCTTCTGGTTCAGTCGACAAAAATGGAGTATTGGCCTCCTTCGGTCGCCGTGGACGACGAGTTCGAGAAGCTCGTTCGCAGAGTTAACCCGCCCAGGTGCGCTTGTCATCCTCCTCCCTCGAAACCTGTCGTCAATTTCGCGAAATTCCCTGTTATTCGTTTGTGGGTTCTTTTTAAGGTTCTTGATCGTTGATGCTGTTGTTGTGTTTCTGGTGATGGGTTTTCAGGGTAACAGTTGATAACGATTCCAGCAAGAAGGCCACGCTGGTCAAGGTAATATCTTTCGCCGATCTGCATAATTGTTGCTGAACCGTGTTGGCTGCGTATATCTCGAGACCGCGATCGCGATAATCGGGTTTCGCGTTTTCAGGTCGATAGTGCCAATAAGAGGGGGAGCCTGCTGGAGGTGGTTCAGGTCCTGACGGATATGAATCTGTTAATTCGCCGGGCTTACATCTCTTCCGATGGAGAGTGGTTCATGGATGGTGAGACTTTGAATCTCAATCAATTCTCCACCTCTTTGCTTTCCCCACTTTTGATATTGGGCCTCAAATGATTGGTTTTTATTGATggtttctcttttgttttgcAGTTTTCCATGTTACTGATCAGTACGGGAATAAGCTGGCTCAGGACGACGTAGCGGACCGAATTCAACAGGTCGATCTATTGAACAGTTCACTGAATTCTTCATTTGATTtgagattctttttttttttttcaaatagagGGAAACTTTGTCAGTTACGGACCTTCATTTCTCGTTCTTTCTGGGGTCGTGATTATCGATCAATGCTTGAAGGTTTCTTCTTGATTATGGGGACTTGGCTTCGAATTTGCAGCATATAACATTTTTCACCTTTTCTTAAGAAGTAATTATTAGACAAAAAGTGTCAAGTGAAGTACAATTCTCTCTTTATTGAGGACTCCCTGTGCTAACTTACAGTAGAGACGTCAATTCAGAGTCTAATCATCATCAGGCTTCTTGTTTCGAATCATCGCCACCACGAGAAAGCTGTTCATTGACAATGATCTTACATATAGCAACAGATACAAGAATAGCAGCTGTTGCCGTCATATTCTGTACTCTCATGTTTCAGTTACATATGATTTCAATTTGAGCTGACAGTTAagatgcttttctttttttcccctatcTGTGAACAGTCACTGGGACCTCGGGTTCGGAGCTTTCGGTCCCGGAGAAGCTCTGTGGACGTACAGTCAGCAATGGAGCACACCACAATTGAATTGACAGGGAGGGACCGCCCAGGCCTGCTTTCCGAGGTCTCCGCTGTCCTTGCTGACCTCAAGTGCAATGTTGTGGCTGCAGAGGTGTGGACACACAACTCGAGGATGGCCTCAGTCGTTTACATCACTGATGAGGCCTCGGGGAACCCCATAGATGACCCAGCTAGgcttgacaaggtgaagcagCTTTTATTGTACGTCCTCAAGGGAGACATGGACAAGAGGAGTGCTAACACGGCTGTCTCGGTCGGTTCCACACACACTGAGCGCAGGCTCCACCAGTTGATGTATGCTGACCGGGATTATGATGCTGATGATGGCTCGAGAGGGAGGGCGCGGGGAAAGCCATTTGTGACGGTGGAGAATTGTCGGGATAAGGGGTACACAGTGGTGTATTTGAGGTGCCAGGACAGGCCAAAGCTTATCTTTGACACAGTTTGCACTCTTACGGACATGGAGTACGTGGTTTACCATGGGACTGTGATTGCAGAAGGCCCTGAGGCTTATCAGGTATAAATGCATTTTGAGCTCTGTTTGGTTCTCGGCAAAAACTATGGCTTTCAGTTTTCTCACAAGGTTTTGCGGATGgctcctttttccttttgcgCGAAATCCGATTTCCATTCTTTCATGTTTTGTCCACGCAGAAAACAGACATGGGTTTCATGATAAAATGCATTTCCTGAAGTGCAAGCTGACAGTAATGACCATTTTTCGTGTTTGACAAGGAGAAGCAAAGCTGAAAACTGCCACAGTCATCTACAACAAATTAGAAGCTCATTCATTCTCAAGTAGAAGTAACAAAGAAAATGCTAACGTGCATGATAGTTTATTTTGACTCCAGAAATTACTTCACCCTGATATCAATAATgcttaagaaatttttttttatacggAATTAAAATGAATTGATTCCTCCGGAGTTGGCCTACGACTTCTTAGAAGGCAATACATTGTCCCTTAAACAGCTCCTGTTTGCTCTATATACCAGGAATACTATATCCGTCATATGGATGGGTACCCTATTAGTTCGGAAGCAGAGAGGCAACGGGTGATCAATTGCTTGGAGGCTGCCATCAAGAGACGAACTTCGGAGGTATGACTCttgcatatatttatatgtacgATTGAAATTTGAGCAATCCTAAATCATTTTTCTCTACCTTAATCTTTATTTTGTGACATTGTTGGATTATCGTGCAGGGGATGAGACTAGAGCTCTGTTGTGAGGACAGAGTCGGGCTTTTGTCAGATGTAACTCGTATATTCAGAGAGAATGGCCTCACAGTGACCCGAGCTGAGGTCACCACCAGGGGTTCCCAGGCCGTGAATGCATTCTACGTGACCGACTCCTCAGGGAAACCAGTCAAGAGCGAGACGATCGAGGCTGTCCGTAACGAGATTGGCCTGACAATCCTCCGTGTGACTGATGATTCCCAGTCGAAGCCTCTGGCCCATGAGAGCAGCACGACCGGGAAGTTCTCTCTGGGGAACCTGTTCCGTTCTCGGTCGGAGAAGTTCCTCTACAACTTGGGCTTGATAAGGTCGTGTTCTTGAAGTCGCTTCAAGTAGGAAAGTTTCCTGTACATGTTAGCGCAGGCTCGGTGAAGGAAAACTGTTGATCATGGAGTTGGCCGATCCACTTGGGTCAATCAATCACTTATTGATTATGTAGGGTCAAGAGATTGAATTTGCTAGATCGGGTTCTAACCTGTAAAGTTTGATGTAAATAGTCTTCAGTTCTTTCCTAGCTAGCCACTGTTCTTTAACAACATTGCACATAACATGAGATTCTGCTATGTTGCTGCACAAAAAGAAAGATTCTGGCCCTCGATCTTGT of the Punica granatum isolate Tunisia-2019 chromosome 6, ASM765513v2, whole genome shotgun sequence genome contains:
- the LOC116211917 gene encoding ACT domain-containing protein ACR4-like; amino-acid sequence: MEYWPPSVAVDDEFEKLVRRVNPPRVTVDNDSSKKATLVKVDSANKRGSLLEVVQVLTDMNLLIRRAYISSDGEWFMDVFHVTDQYGNKLAQDDVADRIQQSLGPRVRSFRSRRSSVDVQSAMEHTTIELTGRDRPGLLSEVSAVLADLKCNVVAAEVWTHNSRMASVVYITDEASGNPIDDPARLDKVKQLLLYVLKGDMDKRSANTAVSVGSTHTERRLHQLMYADRDYDADDGSRGRARGKPFVTVENCRDKGYTVVYLRCQDRPKLIFDTVCTLTDMEYVVYHGTVIAEGPEAYQEYYIRHMDGYPISSEAERQRVINCLEAAIKRRTSEGMRLELCCEDRVGLLSDVTRIFRENGLTVTRAEVTTRGSQAVNAFYVTDSSGKPVKSETIEAVRNEIGLTILRVTDDSQSKPLAHESSTTGKFSLGNLFRSRSEKFLYNLGLIRSCS